From the Candidatus Schekmanbacteria bacterium genome, one window contains:
- a CDS encoding DUF362 domain-containing protein: MKKSGRAALGVTVAGGAGYLLLGREKSEESALAIQNRDYSIAGLKESPVLGIAEGEDIAKLVDRVVENIGGINKFISRGDKVTIKPNIGWDRVPEQAANTNPFVIKRLVELCLNAGAAQVIVVDVSCNDAVRCYERSGIAAAAKGAGAIVNLPKERNFRKLKINGTVLKEWPVYRDFIEADKVINVPIAKHHNLSGLTMGLKNWYGILGGRREALHQNISESIADLAAFMTPTFTVLDAYRILTANGPQGGNLDDVIEKKTIAASTDQIAVDAFGASLFGIEPLSLGFLAEAHKRKLGETDISKIKTVRSAV, from the coding sequence ATAAAAAAATCCGGCAGAGCTGCGCTTGGTGTCACAGTTGCAGGTGGAGCGGGATATCTTCTCCTTGGAAGAGAAAAATCAGAAGAGAGTGCCCTCGCAATCCAGAACAGGGACTACTCCATTGCCGGCTTAAAAGAATCTCCGGTTTTAGGCATCGCTGAAGGTGAAGATATCGCGAAGCTTGTTGATAGGGTTGTTGAAAACATAGGCGGCATAAATAAGTTCATCAGCCGGGGAGACAAGGTCACGATCAAACCAAACATCGGGTGGGACCGCGTCCCGGAGCAGGCGGCAAACACCAATCCCTTTGTCATAAAACGTCTTGTCGAGCTGTGTCTCAATGCCGGCGCGGCACAGGTGATTGTTGTTGACGTGTCCTGTAATGACGCAGTGCGCTGTTATGAGAGAAGCGGGATAGCCGCAGCCGCAAAAGGCGCAGGTGCAATCGTAAATCTCCCCAAGGAAAGAAATTTCAGGAAGCTTAAAATAAACGGCACCGTATTAAAAGAATGGCCAGTTTACAGAGATTTCATTGAAGCGGACAAGGTAATCAATGTACCCATAGCCAAGCACCACAATCTCTCCGGACTTACCATGGGTCTTAAGAACTGGTACGGTATTTTAGGAGGAAGGCGCGAGGCATTGCATCAGAACATAAGCGAAAGCATTGCAGACCTTGCAGCGTTCATGACCCCAACCTTTACGGTTCTCGATGCCTACAGGATACTCACGGCGAACGGCCCTCAGGGTGGGAACCTTGATGATGTGATTGAGAAGAAGACCATTGCCGCATCAACCGACCAGATAGCAGTCGATGCGTTCGGCGCAAGCCTTTTTGGAATAGAACCGCTTAGCCTGGGATTTTTAGCTGAAGCACATAAAAGAAAGCTTGGCGAAACCGATATTTCGAAAATCAAAACAGTGAGGAGTGCTGTCTGA
- a CDS encoding diguanylate cyclase encodes MERNINTPSSQQYNFENFTALSCDMITKLVNRTCFMELFKNLTSQADTSNQTSVLLLINVDEFRSINDIYGHSVGDELLHRLAVLIQDTVINFDLIKYYTSSACIVGYLGSDEFGVFLPERDKEEGIRLAEEIRLKIEKTHFAGIPISSTVSIGIGIYPEHGSSTSELLTKTDAALYRAKEKKGNCCHLYLSEDRVLEQMHSRLEWKDRIKNALEEDRISPWFQPILSLKDNQIHHY; translated from the coding sequence ATGGAAAGAAATATAAATACCCCTAGCTCTCAGCAATATAATTTCGAAAACTTCACTGCTCTTTCCTGTGACATGATCACAAAGCTTGTCAACCGCACCTGCTTTATGGAATTGTTTAAGAATTTAACATCCCAGGCAGATACTTCAAATCAAACCAGCGTGCTTCTTTTAATCAACGTTGACGAGTTCCGGTCAATCAACGACATTTACGGGCACTCCGTTGGAGATGAGCTTCTACATCGTCTTGCCGTGCTTATCCAAGACACGGTCATAAACTTCGATTTAATAAAATATTATACGAGTAGCGCCTGCATAGTCGGCTATCTGGGAAGCGATGAATTTGGAGTTTTCCTACCTGAAAGAGACAAAGAGGAAGGAATCAGGTTAGCCGAAGAGATTAGGCTAAAAATAGAGAAAACGCATTTTGCTGGGATACCGATTTCTTCCACGGTCAGCATAGGCATAGGTATTTATCCGGAGCATGGCAGTTCTACATCAGAGCTGTTAACCAAAACTGATGCTGCTCTGTATCGGGCAAAGGAAAAAAAGGGGAACTGCTGTCATTTGTATTTATCGGAAGATCGTGTTTTAGAACAGATGCACTCAAGGCTTGAATGGAAGGATCGGATTAAAAACGCTCTTGAGGAAGACAGAATAAGCCCGTGGTTCCAGCCGATACTTTCACTTAAGGATAACCAGATACATCACTAC
- a CDS encoding TonB-dependent receptor codes for MSNVLLKQKKLSMTVIIFFTVFAISLGSVVCSAETGTVKGKVIDKSSKGILPGISVSVEGTNILVYTDEKGEYSIDLAPGTYKLRAELLGYKPAEASNVMIIEGETNTVNLSMEEQMVIRGEETIVTGERLTVPLSKTTATVSVVSQKDVDKISVATNASDLLKNTPGVQVESGSSEFSKTIKIRGRTVAPPKVASAGILLLIDGVPSNDPGSGYANIYQIPSENIERIEVLKGASSAQYGGQAAAGVVNIITKKGQKVAFTKASVNYGTYQMRHGAERELIENYAFTHSWGNKVFDYSLSLQYSHTSGFTTADTNPLGNAYILFAKEHPGQGRLPSGIKLVPGGRREIPFLVGQNPNKLFDVGDHDKGERYNASLNLGINLFKNNKLRISPSYSYLNFYTALASPGFIPLKVADDTFLQYLLQVSNRRDTINIADKWDITPELTYNFRVGLMKSTDIANFIFVNDFIDYSKEEEARTGIKDAFANGTQSPFGAAPDFILNRSFNFANDISYKFDIADGNTVSFGQEYQWSKTMSPDMSYTTLSATRKVDSFFFQDMQSIKDFTFSLGARWDQANRFQTTFSDELSPRFGVNYSIAPGTSVRFSVGRARRFPEFARTNGFAQSDGKLFANPNLGPEINWTYEMGFMFMTKYVKGDIAYFYDDYSELEIPIPLAILGYDASTYSEKVLGISKAAQLASGKNFGQNRAHIFINGPKAVAQGFDTSLEFNPIENWDLNVSYTFQRHIVGNPNPFDFSQGTPQDIYLVDGKGVGPIFKGGNMIEYTPTHILKVGTSYTFPFGMNMDITGRFKSRTIFTTASYPGGQFPQAEHWIWDFKVAQPIWGDKVKINFAIDNVFSKLYYEDGGIPSNVAKYSVGIEAKF; via the coding sequence ATGAGTAATGTTCTACTAAAACAAAAGAAATTGTCAATGACCGTCATTATCTTTTTTACAGTATTCGCAATTTCTCTTGGCAGTGTCGTGTGTTCAGCAGAGACAGGAACAGTCAAAGGAAAAGTTATAGACAAGTCAAGCAAAGGGATTTTGCCAGGAATATCGGTTTCGGTCGAGGGGACAAATATCCTTGTCTATACTGATGAAAAAGGAGAATATAGCATAGATCTTGCTCCGGGAACATATAAGCTAAGGGCAGAACTTCTTGGCTATAAACCTGCTGAAGCTTCTAATGTCATGATTATAGAAGGAGAAACAAATACAGTTAACCTCTCCATGGAAGAGCAAATGGTAATACGAGGAGAGGAAACTATTGTAACAGGTGAGAGGCTGACAGTTCCCCTTTCAAAGACAACGGCAACTGTTTCCGTAGTCTCGCAAAAAGATGTTGATAAAATCTCTGTTGCCACTAATGCTTCTGACCTCCTCAAAAACACCCCCGGCGTTCAGGTAGAATCAGGAAGTTCAGAATTCTCAAAGACAATAAAAATAAGAGGCAGAACCGTTGCTCCTCCGAAAGTCGCATCTGCCGGTATATTGCTTCTTATAGACGGAGTTCCTTCAAATGACCCGGGGTCAGGATATGCAAACATCTATCAGATCCCATCTGAAAATATTGAGAGGATTGAAGTTCTTAAAGGAGCATCTTCAGCTCAGTACGGAGGACAGGCAGCAGCAGGTGTTGTCAACATCATAACGAAAAAAGGACAGAAGGTCGCTTTTACAAAAGCATCGGTGAATTATGGTACCTATCAGATGAGGCATGGCGCTGAAAGGGAGCTTATAGAAAACTATGCGTTTACACATAGCTGGGGAAATAAAGTTTTTGACTATTCTTTAAGCTTGCAATATTCACACACAAGCGGTTTTACAACTGCCGACACCAACCCGCTTGGAAATGCTTACATCCTTTTTGCTAAAGAGCATCCGGGACAGGGAAGACTTCCCAGCGGCATAAAACTTGTCCCTGGAGGGAGGAGGGAAATTCCATTTCTTGTAGGTCAAAACCCTAATAAGCTTTTCGATGTAGGTGACCACGACAAGGGTGAAAGATATAATGCCTCTCTTAACCTGGGCATAAATTTATTTAAGAATAATAAACTCAGAATCAGTCCATCCTATTCATACCTTAATTTTTATACAGCATTGGCGTCTCCTGGTTTCATTCCTCTTAAGGTGGCAGATGACACTTTTCTTCAGTACCTTTTGCAAGTTTCAAACAGGAGAGATACTATTAATATTGCCGACAAATGGGATATTACACCGGAGCTGACTTACAACTTCAGAGTAGGTTTGATGAAAAGCACTGATATAGCAAATTTTATCTTTGTTAATGATTTTATTGATTACAGCAAAGAAGAAGAGGCGAGAACCGGAATAAAAGACGCTTTCGCGAACGGTACTCAAAGCCCATTTGGAGCAGCGCCGGACTTTATACTGAACAGAAGTTTTAACTTTGCAAATGATATTTCATATAAGTTTGATATTGCTGACGGGAACACAGTTTCCTTCGGGCAGGAATACCAGTGGTCAAAAACCATGTCTCCTGATATGAGTTACACAACCCTGAGCGCAACAAGGAAAGTGGATTCATTCTTTTTTCAGGATATGCAGTCTATAAAGGATTTCACTTTTTCATTAGGTGCAAGGTGGGATCAGGCTAACAGATTTCAGACAACATTTTCTGATGAGCTTTCTCCCCGTTTTGGAGTAAATTATTCCATCGCTCCCGGAACAAGCGTGAGGTTCTCTGTCGGACGAGCGAGAAGATTCCCTGAATTTGCAAGGACAAACGGGTTTGCCCAGTCAGACGGAAAACTTTTTGCCAACCCGAACCTTGGACCTGAGATAAACTGGACATATGAAATGGGTTTCATGTTTATGACAAAATATGTAAAAGGCGACATTGCCTACTTCTATGATGACTATTCTGAACTTGAGATTCCTATACCTCTTGCTATTCTTGGATATGATGCTTCAACCTACAGTGAAAAGGTACTTGGAATTTCAAAAGCCGCACAGTTAGCTTCAGGAAAGAATTTTGGTCAGAACAGAGCACATATATTCATCAATGGTCCGAAAGCAGTTGCGCAGGGTTTTGACACATCACTTGAGTTTAACCCAATAGAAAACTGGGATCTTAATGTTTCGTATACATTCCAGAGACATATAGTAGGAAACCCAAATCCCTTTGATTTCAGCCAGGGGACTCCGCAGGATATTTATTTGGTAGACGGTAAAGGGGTAGGGCCGATATTCAAAGGAGGCAACATGATAGAATATACTCCTACTCATATTCTGAAAGTCGGAACATCTTATACTTTCCCATTTGGGATGAATATGGATATTACCGGCAGATTCAAGAGCCGCACAATTTTTACCACAGCTTCTTATCCGGGCGGTCAATTCCCCCAAGCGGAACACTGGATTTGGGATTTCAAAGTAGCCCAGCCAATATGGGGTGACAAGGTTAAAATTAATTTTGCAATAGATAACGTATTCAGCAAACTTTATTATGAAGACGGTGGAATACCTTCTAACGTCGCGAAGTATTCAGTAGGTATAGAAGCGAAATTTTAG
- a CDS encoding S8 family serine peptidase, with the protein MKIRNAAKIAIPIILFMTSCFFHPRIVNAKVKLNACGVFVESGVINKYKKNDRSDVIVVLKNPESIAYSRLTQRAEKLCSRINNNIAKKKRSLEDIEEELKAKYSDESLVKDLKDNKAKLSRKIKKLSGKLKNLEESVSTFSDESEEEMVERILSTLDRKKRTDESLIETKRKFTKIPAFSGILTKRGYRILRKNKDVLIISENKRITPDLDVSVPLINGNDVKAVRINSDYINGTGETVAVIDTGVNYKNSALGGCVPSDLITITAQETYTLDSPHDYPVNYDNSWTITKPGYANIAVYFQKIELQNGSDFIYLLDGDNNIIQTLTGNYNNNFWSHSIPGNTVTIRMISDASVNGFGFNITKVADGITNTEPLNNCQKVIGGYDFISDDYDPFDDNNHGTAVAKIIASEDSVYAGVAPGAKLVALKVMDKSGSGSASDVAAAIEWCIANKSKYGISLINMSFGDGGKYNSSLYCDQFYISQMVNLAVANGIFVSVASGNDGYTNGISLPACASGSTSVGAVYSKDWGSLSWSGSPGCTDSTTDADKITCFTNRNSLLDLLAPGSQIKVSDGGAYYGGTSMAAPHVVGAAALIQQNAKKLDGTAMTPTQIQSKFKSTGVPVTDSATGLTFKRIDAYAALGWTTSCSEYYPVSDTEVSLSGVPFWDSINKVLSGAVDVTNLSSANFYESRIVLYDFSSPSVSVLSPDGYMDVTIDGAPYANVPYYYYGTLTASGSSSVNFRLQNSEISGFAFKVKILAKNCS; encoded by the coding sequence ATGAAGATTAGAAATGCTGCAAAGATAGCTATTCCAATTATATTGTTTATGACATCTTGTTTTTTCCACCCGCGTATAGTTAATGCAAAAGTAAAACTTAATGCCTGCGGAGTTTTTGTGGAATCAGGAGTAATCAATAAATATAAAAAAAATGACCGCTCCGATGTTATCGTAGTTTTAAAAAACCCTGAGAGCATTGCCTATTCCCGTCTCACTCAAAGGGCAGAAAAGCTCTGTTCCCGCATTAATAACAATATTGCGAAAAAAAAGAGGTCTCTGGAAGATATCGAAGAAGAACTTAAAGCTAAATATTCAGATGAATCTTTGGTTAAAGATCTTAAAGACAACAAAGCCAAACTCAGCAGGAAAATAAAGAAGCTTTCAGGAAAACTCAAAAACCTTGAAGAGAGTGTCAGTACTTTTTCAGACGAAAGCGAAGAGGAAATGGTTGAACGTATCCTTTCAACTCTGGATAGGAAAAAAAGAACTGATGAAAGCCTAATTGAAACCAAAAGAAAGTTTACAAAAATCCCGGCCTTTAGCGGTATACTCACCAAAAGGGGGTACAGAATTCTACGTAAGAATAAAGATGTCCTTATTATATCTGAGAACAAAAGGATAACGCCTGACCTTGATGTAAGTGTTCCTCTGATAAACGGCAATGATGTAAAGGCTGTGAGAATAAATTCTGATTATATAAATGGAACAGGTGAAACAGTGGCAGTTATAGATACCGGCGTAAATTATAAGAATTCTGCGCTTGGAGGCTGTGTTCCTTCGGATCTTATAACTATAACAGCCCAGGAGACTTATACCCTTGATTCACCCCATGATTATCCTGTAAATTATGATAACTCATGGACTATCACTAAACCGGGATATGCAAATATAGCAGTATATTTCCAGAAAATAGAGCTTCAAAACGGTTCTGATTTTATCTATCTTTTGGATGGAGACAATAATATCATACAGACATTGACCGGGAATTATAACAATAACTTCTGGAGCCACTCAATTCCAGGAAATACTGTTACAATAAGGATGATAAGCGATGCATCAGTAAATGGTTTTGGATTTAATATTACAAAAGTTGCAGATGGAATTACAAACACAGAACCTTTAAATAACTGTCAGAAAGTTATTGGAGGTTATGACTTTATAAGCGATGATTATGACCCTTTTGATGATAATAATCATGGTACCGCTGTTGCAAAGATAATTGCCTCGGAGGATTCTGTGTACGCTGGAGTTGCCCCTGGAGCAAAACTTGTTGCGCTGAAAGTAATGGATAAGAGCGGTAGCGGATCAGCTTCAGATGTTGCAGCAGCGATAGAGTGGTGTATAGCCAATAAAAGCAAATATGGGATAAGCTTGATAAATATGAGTTTTGGAGACGGTGGGAAATACAATAGTTCGTTATACTGTGACCAGTTTTATATTTCACAGATGGTGAATCTCGCTGTAGCGAACGGTATCTTTGTCTCGGTTGCATCAGGCAATGACGGCTATACCAATGGGATAAGCTTGCCTGCCTGTGCATCCGGTTCTACATCTGTCGGTGCCGTTTATTCCAAAGACTGGGGAAGCCTCTCGTGGAGCGGATCTCCCGGGTGTACGGATTCTACAACTGATGCGGACAAAATAACATGTTTTACCAACAGGAACAGCTTGCTTGACCTGCTGGCTCCGGGAAGTCAGATCAAAGTTTCTGATGGCGGCGCGTACTATGGCGGAACATCGATGGCAGCTCCTCATGTTGTCGGTGCGGCAGCTTTAATCCAACAGAATGCCAAAAAGCTTGATGGAACTGCTATGACTCCGACGCAGATTCAATCGAAATTCAAATCAACCGGGGTGCCTGTAACAGATTCTGCTACGGGATTAACATTTAAGAGGATAGATGCTTATGCAGCACTGGGCTGGACAACTTCCTGTTCAGAATATTATCCGGTTTCTGATACAGAAGTTTCATTGAGCGGTGTTCCTTTCTGGGATTCAATTAACAAGGTGCTTTCAGGTGCTGTAGATGTTACAAATCTTAGCTCTGCCAATTTTTATGAATCAAGGATAGTACTTTACGATTTCTCTTCCCCATCGGTTTCAGTGCTTTCACCTGATGGATATATGGATGTAACAATAGATGGTGCGCCTTATGCAAATGTTCCTTATTACTATTATGGTACATTGACTGCAAGCGGGTCATCTTCAGTTAATTTTCGTTTACAAAATTCAGAGATATCAGGTTTTGCTTTTAAGGTGAAGATATTAGCGAAAAATTGTTCCTGA
- a CDS encoding MFS transporter, whose protein sequence is MTKDNKFLGITVAPDLSRKNFIGVFLNSALLLLAYMIPTIALPRFLKETIGIGDANFGTINSAIQIIGSVTVVIFVGFVGSLSDRYGRKILLFYGMLASTAAFLIYSLPLSASAFTGLPAIYFVFLFHFILAISMTFAFPQPMIITADYTDFKSRGKAMAISASMMGIGVTFSFFIFSAVQKIYGVYSLFLAGAGICLLSLFVTKFMVIDRKLPHHEGRGSERQSTLQSLKEVFAELKINKGLRFCIVSTFPASSDRIILGIFIMIWAVESAPDFGYTRAQATAMGGIVVGLSSICALAFTPVMGILVDRIGRRPILVSGLALKGLGFLLLGLTSNPFSVAVKLCGIVTGLGVAAVSVSSSTLTADLAPKKILGSVMTTASIAGSLGTLFFVQCGGIIFDRISHSSPFILVGIADLLALIYGLIVWTHVPKINRHAEYKERT, encoded by the coding sequence ATGACAAAAGATAATAAGTTCCTCGGGATTACTGTAGCGCCGGATCTGAGCAGGAAAAACTTCATCGGAGTTTTCTTAAACTCTGCCTTGCTGCTGCTAGCCTACATGATACCTACCATCGCATTGCCCCGTTTCCTCAAGGAAACAATCGGCATAGGCGACGCTAACTTCGGCACTATAAATTCGGCGATACAGATAATAGGCTCGGTGACTGTAGTTATATTTGTAGGTTTTGTCGGCTCACTCTCAGACAGGTATGGCAGGAAGATATTGCTTTTCTACGGAATGCTTGCCAGTACTGCTGCGTTTCTAATCTATTCGCTTCCATTATCCGCCTCTGCATTCACAGGATTGCCGGCAATCTACTTCGTTTTTCTATTCCACTTTATCTTAGCCATCTCTATGACATTTGCATTCCCGCAGCCAATGATAATCACAGCAGACTACACAGATTTTAAAAGCCGCGGAAAAGCAATGGCAATAAGCGCATCGATGATGGGGATAGGCGTTACCTTTTCATTTTTTATTTTTTCCGCAGTGCAGAAAATTTACGGCGTATATTCATTATTCTTGGCAGGTGCAGGGATTTGTTTATTATCACTCTTTGTGACAAAGTTCATGGTCATTGACAGAAAGCTTCCTCATCACGAAGGAAGGGGAAGCGAACGTCAGTCAACTCTTCAAAGCCTCAAGGAGGTATTCGCAGAGCTTAAAATCAATAAAGGGCTGAGGTTTTGCATTGTATCAACATTCCCCGCATCATCAGACAGGATAATACTCGGTATATTCATAATGATATGGGCTGTTGAAAGCGCTCCTGATTTCGGCTACACAAGAGCGCAGGCAACTGCCATGGGAGGAATAGTAGTCGGGCTTTCAAGCATCTGTGCGCTTGCCTTTACACCTGTCATGGGAATCCTTGTTGACCGGATCGGGAGAAGGCCGATTCTCGTCAGCGGACTTGCTTTAAAGGGACTAGGATTCCTATTGTTAGGCTTAACTTCAAATCCTTTTTCTGTTGCCGTTAAACTCTGCGGCATTGTCACGGGTCTTGGCGTAGCAGCGGTCTCAGTAAGCTCTTCAACACTGACTGCCGACCTTGCGCCAAAGAAGATACTCGGCTCAGTGATGACAACCGCCAGCATAGCAGGATCGCTTGGAACACTTTTCTTTGTCCAGTGCGGAGGTATCATTTTTGACCGGATCTCCCATTCATCTCCCTTCATCCTTGTAGGTATAGCCGATTTACTTGCTCTCATTTATGGATTAATTGTCTGGACACACGTGCCAAAGATCAACCGCCACGCAGAATATAAGGAAAGAACATAA